In Aythya fuligula isolate bAytFul2 unplaced genomic scaffold, bAytFul2.pri scaffold_63_arrow_ctg1, whole genome shotgun sequence, a genomic segment contains:
- the LOC116501669 gene encoding wiskott-Aldrich syndrome protein-like yields the protein MKEGGSMRWGPHRAPPSPPFHPVNPPPQTPESSESSGGGSSGGGLVGALMDVMQKRSRVIHSSDEGGDEDDEDDDEWDD from the exons ATGAAGGAGGGGGGTTCCATGAGGTGGGGGCCGCACCgtgcccccccctcacccccattCCATCCCgtgaacccccccccccagacccccgaATCCTCCGAGAGCAGCGGCGGGGGCAGCTCCGGGGGGGGCCTGGTGGGGGCCCTGATGGACGTGATGCAGAAGCGCAGCCGCGTCATCCACTCCTCGG ACGAAGGTGGCGACGAGGACGACGAGGACGACGACGAGTGGGATGATTga
- the SUV39H1 gene encoding LOW QUALITY PROTEIN: histone-lysine N-methyltransferase SUV39H1 (The sequence of the model RefSeq protein was modified relative to this genomic sequence to represent the inferred CDS: inserted 2 bases in 1 codon): MAENLKGCRVCCKSSWAQLQDLCRRQRLQCRALGVTRRNLAHFEVEYLCDYKRVRDEEFYLVKWRGYPSSSNTWEPRRNLRCRGLLRQLHQDLARXLRAGGGAVRPGPQGLPPRVSSYLVQKAEQRRALRRWELHLNSTRSHRGRIVVENEVDLHGPPRDFVYVNEYKVGAGVALSPVAAGCECQDCLSEASGGCCCPGASRNKFAYNEAGQVRIRAGLPIYECNSRCRCGAECPNRVVQKGIRYDLCIFRTADGRGWGVRTLQRIRKNSFVMEYVGEIITSEEAERRGQVYDRQGATYLFDLDYVEDVYTVDAAHYGNISHFVNHSCDPNLQVYNVFIENLDERLPRIALFATRPIRAGEELTFDYNMHVDPVDAESTRMDSNFGLAGGGLGGSPRSRGRIECKCGAAACRKYLF; encoded by the exons aTGGCGGAAAATTTAAAAG gCTGCCGGGTGTGCTGCAAGTCGTCCTGGGCGCAGCTGCAGGACCTGTGCCGGCGGCAGCGGCTGCAGTGCCGGGCGCTGGGCGTCACGCGCCGCAACCTGGCCCACTTCGAGGTGGAGTACCTCTGCGACTACAAGCGCGTGCGG GACGAGGAGTTCTACCTGGTGAAGTGGCGCGGCTACCCGTCCTCATCCAACACGTGGGAGCCCCGCCGCAACCTGCgctgccgggggctgctgcGGCAGCTCCACCAGGACCTGGCGCG GCtccgggcgggggggggcgcggTTCGGCCCGGCCCCCAGGGGCTCCCCCCGCGGGTTTCCAGCTACCTGGTGCAGAAAGCCGAGCAGCGGCGCGCTTTACGCCGCTGGGAGCTGCACCTCAACAGCACCCGCAGCCACCGGGGCCGGATCGTGGTGGAGAACGAGGTGGATCTGCACGGCCCCCCCCGGGACTTCGTTTACGTTAACGAGTACAAAGTGGGGGCCGGGGTGGCGCTCAGCCCGGTGGCGGCGGGCTGCGAGTGTCAGGATTGTCTGAGCGAAGCctcggggggctgctgctgcccgggggCTTCGCGGAATAAGTTCGCCTACAACGAGGCCGGGCAGGTGAGGATCCGCGCGGGGCTGCCCATCTACGAGTGCAACTCGCGCTGCCGCTGCGGGGCCGAGTGCCCCAACCGCGTGGTGCAGAAGGGGATCCGCTACGACCTCTGCATCTTCCGCACCGCCGacggccggggctggggggtgcgCACCCTGCAGCGCATCCGCAAGAACAGCTTCGTCATGGAGTACGTCGGAGAG ATCATCACGTCGGAGGAGGCGGAGCGGCGGGGGCAGGTGTACGACCGGCAGGGCGCCACGTACCTCTTCGACCTGGACTACGTGGAGGACGTCTACACCGTGGACGCCGCGCACTACGGCAACATCTCCCACTTCGTTAACCACAGC TGCGACCCCAACCTGCAGGTGTACAACGTCTTCATCGAGAACCTGGACGAGCGCCTGCCGCGCATCGCCCTCTTCGCCACGCGCCCCATCCGCGCCGGCGAGGAGCTCACCTTCGACTACAACATGCACG TGGACCCGGTGGACGCCGAGAGCACCCGCATGGACTCCAACTTTGGGCTGGCgggggggggcctggggggctCCCCCCGCTCCCGGGGACGCATCGAGTGCAAGTGCGGGGCCGCCGCGTGCCGCAAGTACCTTTTCTGA